From Mauremys mutica isolate MM-2020 ecotype Southern chromosome 15, ASM2049712v1, whole genome shotgun sequence, one genomic window encodes:
- the LOC123350093 gene encoding CLOCK-interacting pacemaker-like isoform X1, with amino-acid sequence MHAGGARTRPLPRAGGAGGWARLHLPEKRGRFGLEMPAEKPPATERPCQPLLERGMAVGGTAAATVGSKGRTGLLEKPAMGGEGSRKSPGPHPPASESEKDSGFSDTSSESLSTLDQAEAEEPSICASHWATNGPRLRTAPDLASTFTRFTPVYIVKNVVLKQPPGASSSTQLLTWSGQARPDSEQGPARLIFLQQPMTTAMLKPLLPGRKPQAKDTYLPILNAYPKIAPHPGHSQENEASAGPLPPSGSAGHAKSKRFCLEEAWVSSSELDAPTSCELREEQCQGGTLQVPSAGSSEPLSQNTVTSSTELARPAPSSIAAQGSPALLDLAEGRILAKASKKLGSSLGKQRRFHNTVEILRKSGLLGVTLRTKELIRQNSSTQREIAELREHARLLCEAMQSNNSQTWARLQAAMSLSASYWAQRGTGPNMPAKAKAATPHRDCSGESLPGSPMSLALTPDLSAHTALP; translated from the exons ATGCACGCGGGAGGGGCACGGACCCGGCCTCTTCCCCGGGCGGGGGGTGCAGGCGGCTGGGCGCGTTTGCACTTGCCGGAGAAGCGGGGGCGGTTCG GCTTGGAGATGCCTGCGGAGAAGCCCCCCGCCACAGAGAGGCCGTGCCAGCCCCTCCTGGAGAGAGGCATGGCGGTGGGGGGGACAGCAGCGGCGACCGTCGGCTCCAAGGGGCGCACGGGGCTGTTGGAGAAGCCGGCCATGGGGGGCGAGGGCAGCAGGAAGTCCCCGGGTCCCCACCCGCCAGCCAGCGAGTCAGAGAAGGATTCTGGCTTCTCAG ACACAAGTTCGGAGTCCCTGAGCACGCTGGATCAGGCTGAAGCGGAGGAGCCGTCCATCTGTGCCTCACACTGGGCGACCAACGGGCCCAGGCTGCGGACGGCGCCGGATCTCGCCAGCACATTCACCAGATTCACCCCTGTTTACATTGTCAAAAACGTTGTCCTGAAACAG CCCCCGGGAGCTTCCTCCAGCACCCAGCTTCTGACCTGGAGTGGCCAAGCCCGCCCGGACAGTGAGCAGGGCCCGGCCCGGCTCATCTTCCTCCAGCAGCCGATGACTACGGCCATGCTGAAGCCGCTGCTGCCTGGCCGGAAGCCACAGGCCAAGGACACCTACCTGCCCATCCTCAACGCCTACCCCAAGATCGCCCCACACCCGGGCCACAGCCAGGAGAACGAGGCTTCagctgggcccctgcccccaaGTGGCAGTGCCGGCCATGCCAAGAGCAAGCGCTTTTGCCTGGAGGAGGCCTGGGTGTCGTCCTCTGAGTTGGATGCCCCCACCAGCTGTGAGCTGCGGGAGGAACAGTGCCAGGGTGGCACCCTGCAGGTgccctctgctggcagctcagagccACTGTCCCAGAACACTGTCACCTCCTCCACGGAGCTGGCTCGCCCGGCGCCCAGCTCCATCGCCGCCCAGGGGAGCCCAGCACTCCTGGACCTGGCGGAGGGGAGGATCCTGGCCAAGGCCTCCAAGAAGCTGGGCTCGAGCCTCGGGAAGCAGCGGCGCTTCCACAACACGGTGGAGATCCTGAGGAAGTCGGGGCTGCTGGGTGTCACCCTGCGGACCAAGGAGCTGATCCGGCAGAACAGCAGCACCCAGCGGGAGATCGCAGAGCTGCGGGAGCACGCCCGGCTCCTCTGCGAGGCCATGCAGAGCAACAACTCTCAGACCTGGGCCCGGCTCCAGGCGGCCATGAGCCTGTCTGCCTCCTACTGGGCCCAGAGAGGCACAGGCCCCAACATGCCTGCCAAGGCCAAGGCGGCCACTCCCCACAGGGACTGCAGTGGGGAGtccctgcctggctcccccaTGAGCCTGGCGCTCACTCCGGACTTGTCAGCACACACGGCCCTGCCTTAG
- the LOC123350093 gene encoding CLOCK-interacting pacemaker-like isoform X2 gives MPAEKPPATERPCQPLLERGMAVGGTAAATVGSKGRTGLLEKPAMGGEGSRKSPGPHPPASESEKDSGFSDTSSESLSTLDQAEAEEPSICASHWATNGPRLRTAPDLASTFTRFTPVYIVKNVVLKQPPGASSSTQLLTWSGQARPDSEQGPARLIFLQQPMTTAMLKPLLPGRKPQAKDTYLPILNAYPKIAPHPGHSQENEASAGPLPPSGSAGHAKSKRFCLEEAWVSSSELDAPTSCELREEQCQGGTLQVPSAGSSEPLSQNTVTSSTELARPAPSSIAAQGSPALLDLAEGRILAKASKKLGSSLGKQRRFHNTVEILRKSGLLGVTLRTKELIRQNSSTQREIAELREHARLLCEAMQSNNSQTWARLQAAMSLSASYWAQRGTGPNMPAKAKAATPHRDCSGESLPGSPMSLALTPDLSAHTALP, from the exons ATGCCTGCGGAGAAGCCCCCCGCCACAGAGAGGCCGTGCCAGCCCCTCCTGGAGAGAGGCATGGCGGTGGGGGGGACAGCAGCGGCGACCGTCGGCTCCAAGGGGCGCACGGGGCTGTTGGAGAAGCCGGCCATGGGGGGCGAGGGCAGCAGGAAGTCCCCGGGTCCCCACCCGCCAGCCAGCGAGTCAGAGAAGGATTCTGGCTTCTCAG ACACAAGTTCGGAGTCCCTGAGCACGCTGGATCAGGCTGAAGCGGAGGAGCCGTCCATCTGTGCCTCACACTGGGCGACCAACGGGCCCAGGCTGCGGACGGCGCCGGATCTCGCCAGCACATTCACCAGATTCACCCCTGTTTACATTGTCAAAAACGTTGTCCTGAAACAG CCCCCGGGAGCTTCCTCCAGCACCCAGCTTCTGACCTGGAGTGGCCAAGCCCGCCCGGACAGTGAGCAGGGCCCGGCCCGGCTCATCTTCCTCCAGCAGCCGATGACTACGGCCATGCTGAAGCCGCTGCTGCCTGGCCGGAAGCCACAGGCCAAGGACACCTACCTGCCCATCCTCAACGCCTACCCCAAGATCGCCCCACACCCGGGCCACAGCCAGGAGAACGAGGCTTCagctgggcccctgcccccaaGTGGCAGTGCCGGCCATGCCAAGAGCAAGCGCTTTTGCCTGGAGGAGGCCTGGGTGTCGTCCTCTGAGTTGGATGCCCCCACCAGCTGTGAGCTGCGGGAGGAACAGTGCCAGGGTGGCACCCTGCAGGTgccctctgctggcagctcagagccACTGTCCCAGAACACTGTCACCTCCTCCACGGAGCTGGCTCGCCCGGCGCCCAGCTCCATCGCCGCCCAGGGGAGCCCAGCACTCCTGGACCTGGCGGAGGGGAGGATCCTGGCCAAGGCCTCCAAGAAGCTGGGCTCGAGCCTCGGGAAGCAGCGGCGCTTCCACAACACGGTGGAGATCCTGAGGAAGTCGGGGCTGCTGGGTGTCACCCTGCGGACCAAGGAGCTGATCCGGCAGAACAGCAGCACCCAGCGGGAGATCGCAGAGCTGCGGGAGCACGCCCGGCTCCTCTGCGAGGCCATGCAGAGCAACAACTCTCAGACCTGGGCCCGGCTCCAGGCGGCCATGAGCCTGTCTGCCTCCTACTGGGCCCAGAGAGGCACAGGCCCCAACATGCCTGCCAAGGCCAAGGCGGCCACTCCCCACAGGGACTGCAGTGGGGAGtccctgcctggctcccccaTGAGCCTGGCGCTCACTCCGGACTTGTCAGCACACACGGCCCTGCCTTAG